A genome region from Coleofasciculaceae cyanobacterium includes the following:
- the cobN gene encoding cobaltochelatase subunit CobN, whose product MHKIAALPGGWDPNTQGVIFIDQSPAPIIFLTYADTDIQTIATAQSFLGDSFPEIRVVNLLNLQQQLSIDVYLETVLSKAKIVVLRLLGGSTYWSYGFERIKETAQFNNIALFILPGDNAPDLDLISHSTVPLAAVNHLWRYLIEGGKENYVHALQFLSDTCLQTNYNPAPAQSIPELGIYQWQEQANNSTKFSNEQLNLNGDRQCGILFYRSHYLAGNTLPIDSLCQSLIARNLHPVPIFISSLRNIELQQQLLALLQKTTVKVLLNTTSFSLAKIGKSAQLEFWQQLNIPVLQIILSGSTKEQWESSPQGLMPRDVAMNVALPEVDGRIITRAISFKSVQTWNAKLETNVVVYQPKSDRLDFVADSTANWIDLANTPSSDRKVALILANYPNKDGRIANGVGLDTPASCIKILEALQQAGYTITDIPTTGDELIQRLTTGITNDPESRISRPSYQSLSIEAYQQYWHTLPAAVQQGIIDRWGDVGALSPSKTLRERETPLQGSAMFNQMSIQIPGIQLGNIFIGIQPSRGYDRDPSLNYHAPDLEPTHEYLAYYHWLRSCFGVQAIVHVGKHGNLEWLPGKSLALSANCYPEVALSTIPNIYPFIVNDPGEGSQAKRRSQAVIIDHLTPPLTRAELYGGLEKLEALIDEYYEAQSLDPTRLNIISDRITKLVQQENLDRDLGINPTDTQTLTQFLAVADGYLCELKEAQIRDGLHIFGQCPAGEQLRDLIIAIARSPSYNRIGLTQALAKDFGLDFDPLLGTDNNDLKMIDQSPLPEMTGWQDNYLQRLKQAQKGDAIAILEEIAIELVEQIIDQKPLSLFPLPFTQSQLQWIKQTLLPNLLQSDREITNLLKALDGKYIPSGASGAPTRGRPEVLPTGRNFYSVDIRGIPTETAWEVGSSAAEAVIERYTQENGEYPRSLAISIWGTSTMRTGGDDIAQVMALMGVRPVWDGISRRVVDFEVLPTSILNRPRVDVTVRISGFFRDSFPNIINLLNQITQTVASLPEVAQVNPLAAQVQTEQQILQTQGIDAATARQRSSYRVFGSKPGAYGAGMQGLIEAQNWQSDEDLARAYLNWSSYAYDASGKGYAAPESFQRRLKQLQIVLHNQDNREHDLLDSDDYYQFQGGITAAVRSLTGKNPEVYFGDNSQPSNPRVRKLSEEIARVYRSRVINPKWIKGVMRHGYKGAFEMAATVDYLFAYDATANCVADHMYEGVAKAYIFDRQVQEFLHMKNPWALRDMSERLLEAYQRGLWQDVAPQMIDDLKAIANQSEAVIEEI is encoded by the coding sequence ATGCACAAAATCGCTGCACTACCTGGGGGATGGGATCCTAATACGCAAGGGGTAATTTTTATCGATCAGTCTCCTGCACCCATTATTTTTCTGACTTATGCTGATACAGATATTCAAACTATTGCTACTGCACAATCATTTTTAGGAGATAGTTTTCCCGAAATTAGAGTAGTTAATTTGCTGAATTTACAACAGCAATTAAGTATAGATGTTTACTTGGAAACTGTCTTGTCAAAAGCTAAAATTGTCGTGCTACGTTTATTAGGTGGAAGTACTTACTGGTCTTATGGATTTGAGAGAATTAAAGAAACTGCCCAGTTTAATAATATAGCTTTATTTATTTTACCAGGTGACAATGCTCCCGATCTAGATTTAATTAGTCATTCTACAGTTCCTCTTGCTGCCGTCAATCATTTATGGCGATATTTAATTGAAGGAGGAAAAGAAAATTATGTTCATGCTTTGCAGTTTCTTAGTGATACTTGTCTACAAACAAATTACAATCCAGCACCAGCACAATCTATTCCTGAATTAGGCATATATCAATGGCAAGAACAAGCTAATAATTCAACTAAATTTAGTAACGAACAGCTAAATTTAAATGGCGATCGCCAATGCGGAATACTCTTTTATCGTTCTCATTATTTGGCAGGGAATACTTTACCAATTGATTCTTTATGCCAGTCGCTAATAGCGCGTAATTTACATCCCGTACCGATATTTATCTCTTCATTAAGAAATATAGAATTACAGCAACAACTGTTAGCTTTACTTCAAAAAACGACTGTAAAAGTTCTGCTCAATACCACTAGTTTTTCTTTGGCAAAAATAGGGAAATCAGCGCAGTTAGAGTTTTGGCAACAGCTAAATATTCCCGTGTTACAAATTATTTTAAGCGGTAGTACTAAAGAGCAATGGGAGTCTAGTCCACAGGGATTGATGCCTAGAGACGTTGCGATGAACGTGGCGTTACCTGAAGTTGATGGCAGAATCATTACCCGCGCTATCTCTTTTAAATCAGTCCAAACCTGGAACGCTAAACTAGAAACTAATGTTGTTGTCTATCAACCAAAGAGCGATCGCCTAGATTTCGTCGCTGACTCCACAGCCAACTGGATCGATCTAGCAAATACGCCATCTTCAGATCGCAAAGTAGCTTTGATTTTGGCTAATTATCCCAATAAAGACGGTAGAATTGCCAACGGAGTTGGTTTAGATACTCCCGCAAGCTGCATTAAAATTTTAGAAGCTTTGCAACAAGCAGGATATACGATTACCGATATTCCCACTACAGGAGACGAATTAATTCAACGCCTAACTACAGGTATTACCAACGATCCAGAAAGCCGAATTAGTCGCCCTAGTTATCAAAGTCTTTCAATCGAAGCATATCAGCAATATTGGCACACATTACCCGCAGCAGTACAGCAGGGCATAATCGACAGATGGGGAGACGTAGGGGCGTTATCTCCTTCAAAGACGCTACGCGAACGCGAAACGCCCTTACAAGGATCGGCAATGTTCAATCAGATGTCCATACAAATTCCTGGTATTCAGTTAGGGAATATATTTATCGGTATTCAACCATCGCGGGGATACGATCGCGATCCAAGTTTAAATTATCATGCACCAGATTTAGAACCTACCCACGAATACCTGGCTTACTATCATTGGTTGAGAAGTTGCTTTGGGGTACAGGCGATTGTTCATGTTGGCAAACATGGCAACCTAGAATGGCTACCAGGAAAAAGTTTGGCACTATCAGCTAACTGCTATCCTGAAGTTGCACTCTCTACTATTCCGAATATTTATCCCTTTATTGTTAACGATCCAGGGGAAGGTTCACAGGCAAAAAGGCGATCGCAAGCGGTAATTATCGATCATCTCACCCCACCTCTTACCCGCGCTGAACTATATGGTGGGTTAGAAAAACTAGAAGCCTTGATCGATGAATACTACGAAGCCCAGAGTTTAGATCCAACTCGCTTAAATATTATTAGCGATCGCATTACCAAACTAGTTCAACAGGAAAACTTAGATCGAGATCTGGGCATTAACCCTACCGACACCCAAACTCTAACGCAATTCCTGGCTGTCGCCGATGGCTATCTTTGCGAATTAAAAGAGGCACAAATACGAGATGGGCTACATATTTTTGGGCAGTGTCCAGCAGGAGAACAACTGAGAGATTTAATCATTGCGATCGCTCGTTCACCTAGCTACAACCGTATAGGTTTAACCCAGGCTTTAGCCAAAGATTTTGGTTTAGATTTCGATCCTTTACTAGGCACAGACAACAACGATCTAAAGATGATTGACCAATCGCCTTTACCAGAAATGACAGGTTGGCAGGACAATTATCTACAACGATTAAAACAAGCCCAAAAAGGTGATGCGATCGCTATCCTCGAAGAAATTGCCATCGAGTTAGTCGAACAAATTATCGACCAGAAACCCTTGTCCCTTTTTCCCCTACCCTTTACCCAATCACAACTCCAGTGGATTAAGCAAACCCTGTTGCCGAATTTACTTCAAAGCGATCGCGAAATCACCAATTTACTTAAGGCTTTAGACGGCAAATATATACCCAGTGGCGCATCGGGCGCGCCTACCAGAGGTAGACCAGAAGTATTGCCTACAGGACGCAACTTTTATTCGGTTGATATTCGAGGTATTCCTACCGAAACCGCATGGGAAGTAGGCAGCAGTGCAGCCGAAGCCGTAATTGAACGCTATACCCAAGAAAACGGTGAATATCCTCGATCTTTAGCTATTTCTATTTGGGGAACATCTACCATGCGTACAGGAGGAGATGATATTGCCCAGGTAATGGCGTTGATGGGAGTTAGACCAGTCTGGGATGGTATATCCCGTCGGGTAGTAGACTTTGAAGTGTTGCCTACCTCTATTTTAAATCGTCCTCGTGTAGATGTAACGGTAAGGATATCGGGCTTTTTTAGAGACTCCTTCCCTAATATAATCAACTTGCTGAATCAAATTACCCAAACCGTCGCCAGCTTACCAGAAGTCGCACAAGTCAATCCTTTAGCTGCCCAGGTGCAAACCGAACAGCAGATCCTACAGACACAGGGAATAGATGCAGCAACCGCCAGACAAAGATCTAGCTATCGTGTATTTGGTTCTAAGCCTGGGGCTTATGGTGCAGGAATGCAAGGGTTGATTGAGGCGCAAAATTGGCAAAGTGATGAGGATTTAGCCAGGGCGTATCTTAACTGGAGTTCTTATGCTTATGATGCCAGTGGCAAAGGCTATGCTGCACCTGAATCCTTTCAACGTCGCTTAAAACAGCTACAGATCGTCTTACATAATCAAGACAACCGCGAACATGACTTGCTCGACTCCGATGATTACTATCAGTTTCAGGGAGGGATAACTGCTGCGGTACGTAGCCTAACAGGGAAAAACCCTGAAGTATATTTTGGCGATAATTCTCAGCCAAGTAACCCCAGAGTACGCAAGTTAAGCGAAGAAATAGCTAGAGTGTATCGATCGCGAGTAATTAACCCCAAGTGGATTAAAGGTGTAATGCGCCACGGTTACAAAGGTGCGTTTGAGATGGCTGCTACGGTAGATTATTTGTTTGCCTACGATGCTACGGCTAACTGCGTTGCCGATCATATGTACGAAGGAGTAGCTAAAGCTTATATCTTTGATCGACAGGTACAAGAATTCTTGCACATGAAAAACCCTTGGGCGTTGCGAGATATGTCGGAAAGACTGCTAGAAGCTTACCAACGAGGACTATGGCAAGATGTCGCGCCGCAAATGATTGATGACTTAAAAGCGATCGCCAATCAGTCCGAAGCAGTAATTGAAGAAATTTAA
- the psb29 gene encoding photosystem II biogenesis protein Psp29, with the protein MKTVSDSKRVFYSAYPRPINSVYRRVIEELLVEMHLLSVNADFKSDPIYYLGIVTSFERLMQGYQPEKDKEQIFNALCTSTDADPQIYKSQAERLLSLAKDKSVDELISWFANPTATDDSGYIVEPIKAIASNDNFKYSRPFAIGIYTLLEECDLELVKDRDKRNQAVDTIAENLQISSEKMKKDLDLYQGNLEKMTQLLKVIEDVLEASRKQREKREQEKQASKIKQDQENKEAEAAAE; encoded by the coding sequence ATGAAAACTGTTTCCGATAGCAAAAGGGTATTCTATAGTGCTTATCCTCGACCAATTAACTCAGTCTATCGCCGAGTGATCGAAGAATTACTGGTAGAAATGCACCTACTATCAGTAAACGCTGATTTTAAATCAGATCCTATTTATTATTTAGGCATTGTTACTTCTTTTGAGCGTTTGATGCAGGGTTATCAACCAGAAAAAGATAAGGAGCAAATTTTTAATGCTCTTTGTACCTCTACCGATGCCGATCCTCAAATCTACAAATCTCAAGCAGAAAGGCTATTATCTTTAGCTAAAGATAAATCTGTAGACGAACTGATTAGTTGGTTCGCCAATCCGACGGCAACAGATGATAGTGGCTATATTGTAGAACCAATTAAAGCGATCGCCAGCAATGATAATTTTAAATATAGTCGTCCTTTTGCTATTGGTATTTATACTCTTTTAGAAGAATGCGATCTCGAGTTAGTTAAAGATCGCGACAAGCGTAATCAGGCTGTAGATACTATCGCTGAAAATCTCCAGATATCTAGCGAAAAGATGAAGAAGGATTTAGATCTATACCAGGGTAATTTAGAGAAAATGACTCAGTTACTCAAGGTAATTGAAGATGTCTTGGAAGCTAGCCGTAAACAGCGAGAAAAAAGAGAACAAGAAAAGCAAGCCAGTAAGATCAAGCAAGACCAAGAAAATAAAGAAGCCGAAGCAGCAGCAGAATAA
- a CDS encoding ATP-binding protein has protein sequence MSSYSSSLGFKKIVNHQVWQQLVDLWLTMGADNETFLFTEDTLFKLLENGHKIDASPQLKTDKFFLLITPKFNALLRQHKTIAVETYQVSVIFDRAAIINQLTQLGCQQKWHTAVINRLQSKFMLKLTKNNDSDSEFMVKAVKLLTDSAEQSDRQYGSHHTPPMEKLFHYQIEQERIFEQIKIQISQNLNLSEIIQTTVNHSCSFLELDRLLVYQLDVSLESNYQQLQPVYTVDTITYEAKKSDNITSTLYLQEEACWRDSFQCRDKYHQGFNLVINDLDASNLTPCLKSLMAKLQVKAKVVIPINVKDKLWGLVIAHQCFEPRQWQHQEVHFLRQVAEYLAIAIFNHQSYQQLQQQKLLLEKQVQIQAHQIRDALIAAEAASKSKHDFLGSMSHELRTPLTCVIGLSSTLLQWSSTNERIPLSPEKQHKYLHLIQQSGKHLLALINNILEFSDVESGKHLLNIKQVSLTDVVKQSMQLLQESAEEKKITFSSQIKIEPEQDYFFADETRLKEILFHILNNGIKFTPEAGEVTLRIWREKRQVVFQIEDTGIGIAAAEIPLLFEKFKQIENFRQRVHGGTGLGLALTKKLVELHGGTIEVESAEGKGSIFTIYLPEKNFTKLELSQPAISAQASVESKTIMLITEDEESATFICQLLNTIEYQVVWLMDYAMAINQIELLQPRIVIIERDCSLADVKNVVSAINRTPLTHVTNVALLCDRFEHHEWQKFVECGVNEYLLKSMNPTQIINKIARLTKKDNLYN, from the coding sequence GTGTCGAGTTATTCATCTTCTTTGGGTTTTAAAAAAATTGTTAATCATCAAGTTTGGCAGCAGCTTGTCGATCTCTGGTTGACAATGGGAGCAGATAATGAAACTTTTTTGTTTACGGAAGATACACTATTTAAGCTACTAGAAAATGGTCATAAAATTGATGCTTCACCACAATTAAAAACAGACAAGTTTTTTTTGTTAATAACACCCAAGTTTAATGCTTTATTGCGTCAACACAAAACAATAGCAGTAGAGACATATCAGGTTAGCGTAATTTTCGATCGAGCAGCAATTATTAATCAATTAACCCAACTTGGCTGTCAGCAAAAGTGGCACACTGCGGTGATTAATCGTTTACAGAGCAAATTTATGCTCAAATTAACTAAAAATAACGATAGTGACTCAGAATTCATGGTTAAAGCAGTCAAATTGCTGACAGATAGCGCTGAGCAATCTGATCGCCAATATGGTTCACATCACACTCCCCCAATGGAAAAATTATTTCATTACCAGATCGAACAAGAACGTATTTTTGAGCAGATCAAGATTCAGATTAGTCAAAATCTAAATTTATCAGAAATTATTCAAACAACAGTCAATCACAGCTGTAGTTTTTTAGAGTTAGATCGACTATTGGTTTATCAACTTGATGTATCCTTAGAGTCAAATTATCAACAGCTTCAGCCAGTTTATACAGTAGATACGATTACTTATGAGGCAAAGAAAAGCGACAATATTACCTCTACCCTGTATCTTCAGGAAGAAGCCTGTTGGCGAGATTCATTTCAGTGTAGAGATAAATATCATCAGGGATTTAACCTAGTAATTAACGATCTTGATGCTTCTAACCTTACACCCTGTCTCAAATCTTTAATGGCAAAACTACAGGTAAAAGCCAAAGTTGTCATTCCGATTAACGTTAAAGATAAATTATGGGGTTTAGTCATTGCTCATCAGTGCTTTGAACCCAGACAATGGCAGCATCAAGAGGTTCACTTTTTGCGTCAGGTAGCAGAATATTTAGCGATCGCAATTTTTAACCACCAATCCTATCAGCAACTACAGCAGCAAAAACTATTATTAGAAAAGCAGGTTCAAATCCAAGCACATCAAATTAGAGATGCTTTAATAGCCGCCGAAGCAGCTAGCAAATCGAAGCATGACTTTTTGGGTAGCATGAGCCATGAACTACGCACACCTTTAACCTGCGTTATTGGCTTGTCTAGTACTTTGCTCCAATGGTCATCCACTAATGAAAGGATACCTCTATCTCCAGAAAAACAGCACAAATATCTTCATTTAATTCAGCAAAGCGGAAAGCATCTTCTGGCGTTAATTAATAACATTTTGGAGTTTTCCGACGTTGAGTCAGGCAAACATCTTTTAAACATCAAACAGGTATCTTTGACTGATGTGGTTAAACAGTCGATGCAGTTATTACAAGAAAGTGCTGAAGAGAAAAAGATTACTTTTAGTTCCCAAATAAAAATTGAACCAGAACAAGATTATTTCTTTGCCGATGAAACCAGATTAAAGGAAATACTGTTTCATATACTCAACAACGGCATCAAGTTTACTCCCGAAGCAGGTGAAGTTACTCTCAGAATCTGGCGCGAAAAACGTCAGGTAGTCTTTCAGATTGAAGATACAGGTATCGGTATTGCAGCAGCAGAAATTCCCTTGCTGTTTGAAAAATTCAAGCAAATTGAAAACTTTCGCCAGCGGGTTCATGGAGGTACAGGTTTAGGTCTTGCTCTGACTAAAAAACTAGTGGAGCTTCACGGTGGAACGATTGAGGTGGAATCGGCTGAGGGTAAAGGTTCGATCTTTACTATCTATCTTCCTGAGAAGAATTTTACCAAACTCGAATTATCTCAACCAGCAATTTCTGCTCAGGCATCTGTTGAATCTAAAACAATTATGCTGATTACGGAAGATGAGGAAAGTGCTACTTTTATTTGTCAATTACTAAACACAATTGAATATCAAGTGGTTTGGCTGATGGATTATGCTATGGCAATTAATCAGATTGAACTACTTCAACCAAGAATTGTCATTATTGAGCGAGATTGTTCCTTAGCGGACGTTAAAAACGTGGTTAGTGCCATTAATCGCACCCCATTAACCCATGTTACTAATGTAGCTTTATTATGCGATCGCTTTGAGCATCATGAATGGCAAAAGTTTGTTGAATGCGGGGTTAATGAATATTTACTTAAATCAATGAATCCGACTCAAATTATTAATAAAATAGCTCGCCTCACCAAAAAAGATAATTTGTACAATTAA